The genomic segment ACAAAAACTTTGTAATAATGCTGCTCAACAGTATTATCTTATGCTATAATTTAAAGATTAAGCTGAAAAAAAGCGGAGGGTGACATGGCAAAGATTTATTACGAAAAAGATGCGGATATGCGACTCTTAGACGGAAAGAAGGTCGCGATTATCGGTTTTGGAAGTCAAGGGCACGCGCACGCCCTCAACCTGCATGAAAGCGGTGTCGACGTGGTAGTCGGCCTTCGCGGTGACGGTAAGTCGTGGGAGAAATGTGTCAAGTGCGGTCTGACGGTTATGACCGTCGGTGATGCCGCGCACGCGGCCGACATCGTAATGATGTTAGTCCCGGACGAGTTGCAGAGCATCATTTATAGAACTGAAATCGAAGAACATATGACAGCGGGGAAAGTACTTGCGTTTGCGCATGGCTTTAACGTCCATTTTCATCAAATAGTCCCGCCGTCCGATGTCGATGTGATAATGATAGCCCCTAAAGGCCCCGGCCATGTCGTGCGCCGGATGTACCAGGACGGAATCGGCGTGCCGGCGCTTATCGCGGTGGAGCAGGACGCGACCGGCAAAGCTAAGGATATCGCGCTAGCGTATGCTAAGGGCATCGGCGGCGCTAAAGCCGGCGTCATCGAGACCACCTTCAAAGAAGAGACCGAGACCGACCTCTTTGGTGAACAGGCCGTCCTTTGCGGCGGCGCCGGCGAGCTTATCCGCGCCGGTTTCGACACGCTCGTAGAGGCGGGATACCAGCCGGAGATAGCTTATTTCGAGTGTCTTCACGAGCTTAAGCTAATCGTCGACCTCATCTATGAGCAGGGCATTTCCGGTATGCGGTACTCTATCAGCAACACGGCGGAATACGGCGACATAACCGTCGGCAAGCGTATTATCACCGATGAGACGCGCCGGGAGATGAAACGCGTACTCGACGACATCCAATCCGGGCGTTTTGCGCGTGAGTGGATGCTTGAAAACACGGCGAACCAGCCTGTTTTGAAATCGATACGCAAGAAAGAGTCCGAGCATCTTATCGAGAAGGTCGGCAAAGAACTTCGCTCTATGATGGCCTGGATAAAACAGAAAGAGTTGCTGTAGGAGCCGTTTGTGGGTCAACCACGCCTTTCTAGTGCTTAATAGTTTAATAGTCGCGTAGGGTCGGCCTTGGGCCTGACAGCAGCGGTAGTCCCTTCGTTTTATATGCGAACCATTTCGAGTTACTTTGAGGGTGACGGAGGTTTTGATGAGAAAAGAGTATATGATGACACCGGGACCGACGCCGGTTCCCGCGGAGGTTCTGCTATCCCAGGCCAGGCCGATGTTTCATCACCGGACGCCGGCCTTTACCGAACTGCTTGTCGCGGTCGAAGAAGGTTTGAAGTATGTCTTCGAGACGAAAAACGATGTTTTGATGTTTTCGGCGTCGGGCACGGGCGTGATGGAGTCGGCCGTAGTCAACCTGTTGTCCGCGGGAGACAAGGTCATATGTTGCTCGAACGGTAAGTTCGGTGACAGGTTGATTAAGATAAACGAAGCTTACGGCATCGATGTTATCGAGTTGGGGTATGAGTGGGACCAAGTAATAAATCCTGATGACATCAAACGCGAACTCGATGCGAATCCCGACATAAAAGCGGTCTTTGTCGTCCAAAGTGAGACATCTACCGGTGTCTTGAGCGACGTTGAGACCATCGGCGGCATCGTCAAGGATTACGCCGCCGTTCTGGTCGTCGACTCGATAACCGGAATCGGCGCGGTCGAGTGTAAGACCGACCAATGGAATCTCGATGTCGTTATGACCGGCTCCCAGAAGGGCCTTATGATGCCGCCGGGTCTGGCCTGCGTGTCGGTAAGCGACAAGGCTTGGGCGGCGGTCGAGAAGTCGACATTGCCGAAGTTCTACTTCAGCTGGAAGAAATCGGCCGACTCGCTGCGCAAATCGGCGCCGACGACACCGTTTACGCCGCCGGTCTCACTCATAGTCGGCCTGGGCGAGGCCCTGAGGCTGATGCGCGAGGAAGGCCTTGAGAATATCATTAGGCGTCACGCGATTCTCGCTGATGCCGCGCGCAAAGGTTCGGAGGCGATGGGCTTGAAGCTCTTCGCGCCGGCCGAGGGTCGCGGTAACGCGGTAACTCCGGTCTGGGTTCCCGAAGGCGTCGATGGCGGCGCGCTCGTCAAAATGCTAAAGGAGAAATACGGCATAACGATAGCGGGCGGGCAGGACCACCTGAAAGGCAAGATATTCAGGATCGGCCACCTCGGCTACTTCGATAAGTTCGATATCATGAC from the Actinomycetota bacterium genome contains:
- a CDS encoding alanine--glyoxylate aminotransferase family protein, translated to MRKEYMMTPGPTPVPAEVLLSQARPMFHHRTPAFTELLVAVEEGLKYVFETKNDVLMFSASGTGVMESAVVNLLSAGDKVICCSNGKFGDRLIKINEAYGIDVIELGYEWDQVINPDDIKRELDANPDIKAVFVVQSETSTGVLSDVETIGGIVKDYAAVLVVDSITGIGAVECKTDQWNLDVVMTGSQKGLMMPPGLACVSVSDKAWAAVEKSTLPKFYFSWKKSADSLRKSAPTTPFTPPVSLIVGLGEALRLMREEGLENIIRRHAILADAARKGSEAMGLKLFAPAEGRGNAVTPVWVPEGVDGGALVKMLKEKYGITIAGGQDHLKGKIFRIGHLGYFDKFDIMTTLAGVEMVLSELGYPVTLGMGVQAAEKVFMENAF
- the ilvC gene encoding ketol-acid reductoisomerase — encoded protein: MAKIYYEKDADMRLLDGKKVAIIGFGSQGHAHALNLHESGVDVVVGLRGDGKSWEKCVKCGLTVMTVGDAAHAADIVMMLVPDELQSIIYRTEIEEHMTAGKVLAFAHGFNVHFHQIVPPSDVDVIMIAPKGPGHVVRRMYQDGIGVPALIAVEQDATGKAKDIALAYAKGIGGAKAGVIETTFKEETETDLFGEQAVLCGGAGELIRAGFDTLVEAGYQPEIAYFECLHELKLIVDLIYEQGISGMRYSISNTAEYGDITVGKRIITDETRREMKRVLDDIQSGRFAREWMLENTANQPVLKSIRKKESEHLIEKVGKELRSMMAWIKQKELL